Proteins from one Bradyrhizobium roseum genomic window:
- a CDS encoding AGE family epimerase/isomerase encodes MAETHSAAVADDSADVVARLKLRMIEHCLPLWSTEGWDDSTGGFIDRLDEDGRADRAAPRRVFVQARQIYCYAKAAQMGWYPEGRAIALKGLEHLLAKAKAPDGKPGFVHTLKPDGSVLDPLRDSYDHAFILLALATAYGLEPDAQIRTEIDALCRFIETELRSPHGGVHEGLPVSLPRRQNPHMHLFESMIAAFDATHDLVFQNRAGNFFSLFLANLYDKQRQVLGEYFEEDFSKIEPVSVEPGHQAEWAWLLKGFERITGCPTGRYRGELLASALRYRDAATGCLVDEGRADGTIRRHTRRLWPQTEIAKAWIAQAEAGEAGAADEARAALARLERHYLSHPVTGGWYDQFDRDGNSLVATIPASSFYHVLCAVAEAEQVLG; translated from the coding sequence ATGGCTGAAACGCATAGCGCTGCGGTGGCAGACGATTCGGCCGATGTCGTCGCGAGGCTGAAGCTTCGCATGATCGAGCATTGCCTGCCGCTGTGGTCGACGGAGGGCTGGGACGACAGCACGGGCGGTTTCATCGATCGGCTCGATGAGGATGGCCGTGCGGACCGCGCGGCGCCGCGCCGGGTTTTCGTGCAGGCGCGTCAGATCTATTGCTATGCCAAGGCGGCGCAGATGGGCTGGTATCCCGAGGGCCGCGCCATCGCGCTGAAGGGGCTCGAGCACCTGCTGGCGAAGGCGAAGGCGCCCGACGGCAAGCCCGGCTTCGTCCACACACTGAAGCCGGATGGCTCGGTACTCGATCCGCTGCGCGATTCCTACGATCACGCCTTCATCCTGCTCGCGCTCGCTACTGCTTATGGGCTCGAACCCGATGCGCAAATCCGCACCGAGATCGACGCGCTGTGCCGCTTCATCGAGACGGAGCTGCGTTCGCCGCATGGCGGGGTTCACGAAGGCTTGCCGGTATCGCTGCCGCGCCGGCAGAATCCGCACATGCATCTGTTCGAATCGATGATTGCGGCGTTCGACGCGACGCATGATCTGGTGTTCCAGAACCGGGCCGGCAATTTCTTCAGCCTGTTTCTGGCCAATCTTTATGACAAGCAGCGGCAGGTGCTCGGAGAATACTTCGAAGAGGATTTCTCGAAGATCGAGCCCGTCAGCGTCGAGCCCGGGCACCAGGCGGAATGGGCGTGGCTCCTGAAGGGCTTTGAGCGCATCACCGGCTGCCCGACCGGGCGCTACCGCGGCGAACTGCTGGCGTCGGCGCTGCGCTATCGCGACGCGGCGACGGGTTGCCTGGTCGATGAAGGGCGCGCCGACGGCACCATCAGGCGGCATACGCGGCGGCTGTGGCCGCAGACCGAAATCGCCAAGGCGTGGATCGCGCAGGCCGAAGCGGGCGAGGCGGGGGCCGCGGATGAAGCGCGCGCGGCGCTGGCGCGGCTCGAACGGCATTATCTCAGCCATCCCGTCACGGGCGGCTGGTACGACCAGTTCGATCGCGACGGCAACTCGCTGGTCGCCACCATCCCTGCGTCGTCGTTCTACCATGTGCTGTGCGCTGTTGCGGAAGCGGAGCAGGTGCTCGGCTGA
- a CDS encoding long-chain fatty acid--CoA ligase, with protein sequence MMDYAGRVAKADTFPKLLRLNAREHGGEIALREKDLGLWRVFTWNDYQTRVHDFALGMVELGLGRGDVIGIIGDNRPDWVAAEIATHAIGAMSLGLYRDVLDEEAAYLLSYGDAKLVFAEDEEQVDKLLALADRAPNLKHIVYSDPRGMRKYDDPRLMAAEKLAAMGREHAAREAGLYDRLVDATSGEDTAILCTTSGTTANPKLAMLAGGRVLKHCATYLAFDPKGPDDEYVSVLPLPWIMEQVYALGKGLLCRMKVNFVEEPETMMHDFREIAPTFVLFAPRLWESIAADVRAGVMDASPLKQKLFDIGMKTGLAALAQGKHSILADQLLFRALRDRLGFTRLRSAATGGAALGPDTFKFFRAMGVPLRTLYGQTEMLGAYTLHPFEKVDPDTTGVPMAADIELRIDNPDINGVGEIVVRHPNMFLGYYKNPEASAADVKDGWMHSGDAGYFNIDRQLVVIDRIKDLAETSRGERFSPQYLENKLKFSPYIAETVVLGAGRDTLAAMICIRFSIISKWAEKKRISFTTYTDLSSRPEVYELLRKEVESVNATLPAAQRISRFLLLYKELDADDGELTRTRKVRRSVINEKYADIIDAIYGGKRDIPVDTVIRFQDGTTQRIRTTLRVVDLGHDAPMAEAAE encoded by the coding sequence ATGATGGATTACGCTGGACGCGTCGCCAAGGCAGATACATTCCCCAAGCTGCTGCGCCTCAATGCGCGGGAACATGGCGGCGAAATCGCGTTGCGCGAAAAGGACCTCGGGCTGTGGCGCGTCTTCACCTGGAATGACTACCAGACGCGCGTGCATGATTTCGCGCTCGGCATGGTCGAACTCGGTCTCGGGCGCGGCGACGTCATCGGCATCATCGGCGACAACCGGCCGGACTGGGTGGCCGCCGAAATCGCGACGCACGCCATCGGCGCCATGAGCCTTGGCCTTTACCGCGACGTGCTGGACGAGGAAGCGGCCTATCTGCTGAGCTACGGCGACGCCAAGCTTGTATTCGCGGAAGACGAGGAGCAGGTCGACAAGCTGCTGGCGCTGGCCGACCGTGCGCCCAATCTCAAGCACATCGTCTATTCCGATCCGCGCGGCATGCGGAAATACGACGATCCGCGGCTGATGGCGGCCGAAAAGCTCGCCGCGATGGGGCGCGAGCACGCCGCGCGCGAGGCAGGCCTCTACGACCGGCTGGTCGATGCGACCAGCGGCGAGGACACCGCGATCCTCTGCACCACCTCGGGCACGACGGCCAACCCCAAACTGGCGATGCTGGCGGGCGGCCGCGTGCTGAAGCATTGCGCGACCTATCTGGCGTTCGATCCGAAGGGACCGGACGACGAGTATGTCTCGGTGCTGCCGCTGCCCTGGATCATGGAACAGGTCTACGCGCTCGGCAAAGGGCTGCTGTGCCGGATGAAGGTCAACTTCGTCGAAGAGCCCGAGACCATGATGCACGATTTCCGCGAGATCGCGCCGACCTTCGTGCTGTTCGCGCCGCGGCTCTGGGAATCGATCGCCGCCGACGTGCGCGCCGGCGTGATGGATGCTTCGCCGCTGAAGCAGAAATTGTTCGATATCGGCATGAAGACCGGGCTCGCGGCGCTGGCGCAGGGCAAGCATTCGATCCTGGCCGACCAGCTGCTGTTCCGCGCGCTGCGCGACCGCCTTGGCTTCACACGGCTGCGTTCGGCCGCGACCGGCGGCGCAGCGCTCGGGCCGGATACCTTCAAGTTCTTCCGCGCCATGGGCGTGCCGTTGCGCACGCTCTACGGCCAGACCGAAATGCTCGGCGCTTACACGCTGCATCCCTTCGAAAAGGTCGACCCGGATACGACGGGCGTGCCGATGGCGGCCGATATCGAGCTTCGTATCGACAACCCCGACATCAACGGCGTCGGCGAGATCGTGGTTCGGCACCCCAACATGTTCCTCGGCTACTACAAGAATCCGGAGGCTTCCGCCGCCGATGTCAAGGACGGTTGGATGCATTCCGGCGACGCCGGCTATTTCAACATCGACCGGCAGCTCGTCGTCATTGACCGCATCAAGGACCTCGCCGAGACCTCCCGCGGTGAACGCTTCTCGCCGCAATACCTGGAAAACAAGCTGAAATTCTCACCCTACATCGCCGAGACGGTCGTGCTCGGCGCCGGCCGCGACACGCTGGCCGCCATGATCTGCATCCGCTTCTCGATCATCTCGAAATGGGCGGAGAAGAAACGGATTTCGTTCACGACCTACACCGATCTTTCCTCGCGGCCCGAAGTCTATGAACTGCTGCGCAAGGAAGTCGAAAGCGTCAACGCCACGCTGCCGGCGGCACAGCGCATTTCCCGCTTCCTGCTGCTCTACAAGGAACTCGACGCCGACGACGGCGAACTGACCCGCACCCGAAAGGTCCGCCGCAGCGTCATCAACGAGAAATATGCCGACATCATCGACGCGATCTACGGCGGCAAGCGCGACATCCCGGTCGACACCGTCATCCGCTTCCAGGACGGCACCACCCAGCGCATCCGCACCACGTTGCGGGTGGTCGATCTCGGCCACGATGCGCCGATGGCGGAGGCCGCGGAATGA
- a CDS encoding phenylacetate--CoA ligase family protein produces the protein MTEHYDALETREPAQRETELFSRLPDVLRKALAAPAYAERLQGIDPAAVTSRAALAGLPILRKSELPALHKASPPFGGFVAGPLGSFGRLFTSPGPIFEPEPVHADPWRGARALFAAGFRPGDVVLNTFSYHLTPGGFIFDASARALGCAVIPAGPGNTEQQFELIEAYRPVGYSGTPDFLKILLDAAASSGRDVSSIKRAMVSGAAFPKSLQDDVKSRGIDAYQAFGTADLGLVAFETPAREGMVVNEDLIMEIVRPGTGNPVAPGDVGEIVVTSLDPRHPWIRLALGDLTAALPGASPCGRTNMRIKGWMGRADQTTKVKGMFVRPEQVAEIGKRHPELGRLRLVVTRSGESDLMTLKAETASTTGKLHDDLAATLRAVTNLGGKVELVAAGSLPNDGKVIADER, from the coding sequence ATGACCGAACATTACGACGCCCTCGAAACGCGCGAACCGGCCCAACGCGAAACCGAGCTGTTTTCCCGGCTGCCGGACGTGCTGCGCAAGGCGCTGGCGGCACCGGCCTATGCCGAGCGGCTGCAGGGCATCGATCCCGCTGCCGTGACCAGCCGTGCCGCATTGGCGGGTCTTCCCATCCTGCGCAAGTCGGAACTCCCGGCCCTGCACAAGGCCTCTCCGCCATTCGGCGGATTCGTGGCGGGGCCTTTGGGGTCGTTTGGGCGGCTGTTCACCTCGCCAGGACCGATTTTCGAGCCCGAGCCTGTGCACGCCGATCCCTGGCGCGGCGCGCGGGCATTGTTCGCGGCCGGCTTCCGGCCCGGCGACGTGGTGCTGAACACCTTCAGCTACCATCTGACGCCCGGCGGCTTCATCTTCGACGCCTCGGCGCGGGCACTGGGCTGCGCCGTGATCCCGGCCGGCCCCGGCAATACCGAGCAGCAGTTCGAGCTGATCGAAGCCTATCGCCCGGTCGGCTATAGCGGCACGCCCGATTTCCTCAAGATCCTGCTCGATGCCGCCGCTTCCAGCGGGCGCGACGTCTCCTCGATCAAGCGCGCGATGGTATCGGGTGCTGCGTTTCCGAAATCGCTGCAGGACGACGTGAAGTCCCGCGGCATCGACGCCTATCAGGCGTTCGGCACCGCCGACCTCGGCCTGGTCGCGTTCGAAACCCCGGCGCGCGAAGGCATGGTCGTCAACGAGGACCTCATCATGGAAATCGTGCGCCCCGGCACCGGCAATCCGGTGGCACCCGGCGACGTCGGCGAAATCGTCGTCACCTCGCTCGATCCGCGGCACCCTTGGATCCGGCTCGCGCTCGGCGACCTCACGGCGGCACTGCCGGGCGCAAGCCCGTGCGGACGCACCAACATGCGCATCAAGGGCTGGATGGGCCGCGCCGACCAGACCACCAAGGTCAAGGGCATGTTCGTCCGCCCCGAGCAGGTCGCCGAGATCGGCAAGCGCCATCCCGAACTCGGACGCCTGCGCCTCGTCGTCACGCGTTCGGGCGAAAGCGACCTGATGACGCTGAAGGCGGAGACGGCCTCTACCACCGGCAAGCTCCACGATGACCTCGCCGCGACGCTGCGCGCGGTGACCAACCTCGGCGGCAAGGTCGAGCTGGTCGCGGCCGGATCGCTGCCGAACGACGGCAAGGTGATCGCCGACGAACGCTGA
- a CDS encoding branched-chain amino acid ABC transporter permease — protein sequence MAGQTLIPAGDFRTTYAADTTVFPTTTSRNALIAGIVLICFAPHVVNEYVLSLLIQIGIFGIAALGLNIVVGFTGQISIGHAAFFGFGAFTSAYLNNRFGIPVFFCIPLAGVVTAVVGLIFGLPAARLKGLYLAIATLAAQYILLDFFARAEWFTGGSVPASAEPFSIFGYSLRGDKKYFYVVLAYVVVCYLLVTNLIRSRDGRALIAVRDHYLSAEIMGINLTKYRTLSFGLAAFFAGVGGALYAHYNQVVSNEGFGIDRSIIFLAMIIIGGLGSIMGTLMGTAFMVLLPESMEWLSVALRGSPIDQFLGLKNNIAFLREMAIGLIIIVFLVFEPDGLAHRWRQIKAYWKLYPFSH from the coding sequence ATGGCTGGTCAGACCCTCATTCCCGCCGGCGACTTCCGCACTACTTATGCGGCGGACACCACCGTGTTTCCGACCACGACCAGCCGCAACGCATTGATCGCCGGCATCGTCCTGATCTGCTTTGCACCGCACGTCGTCAACGAATACGTCCTCAGTTTGCTGATCCAGATCGGCATTTTCGGCATCGCAGCGCTTGGGCTGAACATCGTCGTCGGCTTCACCGGCCAGATCTCGATCGGCCACGCCGCCTTCTTTGGCTTTGGTGCCTTCACCTCGGCCTATCTCAACAACCGCTTCGGGATTCCCGTCTTCTTCTGCATTCCGCTCGCCGGCGTCGTGACGGCCGTGGTCGGCCTGATTTTCGGCCTGCCCGCGGCTCGGCTGAAGGGGCTCTATCTCGCGATCGCCACGCTGGCGGCGCAGTATATCCTGCTCGACTTTTTTGCCCGCGCCGAATGGTTCACCGGCGGCAGCGTTCCGGCCAGTGCCGAGCCGTTCTCGATCTTCGGCTACTCGCTGCGCGGCGACAAGAAATACTTCTACGTCGTGCTGGCCTATGTCGTCGTCTGCTATCTGCTGGTGACGAACCTGATCCGCTCGCGCGACGGCCGCGCGCTGATCGCGGTGCGCGACCATTACCTCTCCGCCGAGATCATGGGCATCAACCTGACCAAGTACCGGACGTTGTCGTTCGGCCTTGCCGCCTTCTTTGCCGGCGTCGGCGGCGCGCTTTATGCACACTACAATCAGGTGGTGTCCAACGAAGGCTTCGGCATCGACCGCTCGATCATCTTCCTGGCCATGATCATCATCGGCGGCCTCGGCTCGATCATGGGCACGCTGATGGGCACCGCCTTCATGGTGCTGCTGCCGGAATCGATGGAATGGCTCAGCGTTGCGCTGCGCGGCAGTCCCATCGATCAGTTCCTGGGGTTGAAGAACAACATCGCCTTCCTGCGCGAGATGGCCATTGGCCTGATCATCATCGTCTTTCTGGTGTTCGAACCGGACGGACTCGCGCACCGATGGCGGCAGATCAAGGCGTACTGGAAACTCTACCCGTTCTCGCATTGA
- a CDS encoding ABC transporter substrate-binding protein, whose product MTMKTLLSTASLALLLASAATTSQAQVKLGHLADYSGATSDVGTPFGQGVADAYAWINKNGGIDGKKVDVDTVDYGYQVPRAIAQYKKWSGTDKVAAILGWGTADTEALTGFLAEDKIPDISASYAAALSDPTGAGGKAKPAPYNFFYGPSYSDAVRGMLTWAAEDWKAKGKPGKPKYVHMGANHPYPNAPKAAGEAMAAELGFETLPPIVFALTPGDYSAQCLTLKNSGANYAYLGNTAGSNISVLNACKAAGVDVQFLGNVWGMDENAAKAAGTAADGVVFPLRTAVAWGGNAPGMKTVMEISKMSDAAGTAYRPVHYVAGVCTALYMKEAVEWAAKNGGATGENVKKGFYQKKDWVPAGMDGVCNPSTWTDKDHRGTLKVDLYRMKVAGATDAPLNDLVKNGAIKLEKVKTVDLPRKPEWLGW is encoded by the coding sequence ATGACGATGAAGACACTGCTAAGCACCGCTTCGCTTGCCCTGTTGCTGGCAAGTGCCGCGACGACGTCGCAGGCCCAGGTGAAACTGGGACATCTCGCCGACTATTCGGGTGCGACATCGGACGTTGGAACGCCGTTTGGACAAGGCGTCGCGGACGCCTATGCCTGGATCAACAAGAACGGTGGCATCGACGGCAAGAAGGTCGACGTCGATACGGTCGACTACGGCTACCAGGTGCCGCGCGCGATCGCGCAGTACAAGAAATGGTCGGGCACCGACAAAGTCGCCGCCATCCTCGGCTGGGGCACCGCCGATACCGAAGCGCTGACGGGATTCCTGGCCGAGGACAAGATCCCCGACATTTCGGCGTCCTATGCCGCTGCACTCTCCGACCCGACTGGTGCGGGCGGCAAGGCCAAGCCAGCGCCCTATAACTTCTTCTATGGCCCGAGCTACTCCGACGCGGTTCGCGGCATGCTGACCTGGGCCGCCGAGGACTGGAAGGCCAAGGGCAAGCCCGGCAAGCCGAAGTACGTTCATATGGGCGCGAACCATCCCTATCCGAACGCGCCGAAGGCGGCCGGCGAAGCCATGGCCGCCGAACTCGGCTTCGAAACTCTGCCGCCGATCGTGTTCGCATTGACGCCCGGCGACTACAGCGCGCAGTGTCTGACCCTGAAGAACTCCGGCGCCAACTACGCCTATCTCGGCAACACCGCCGGCTCGAACATCTCCGTGCTCAACGCCTGCAAGGCCGCCGGCGTCGACGTGCAGTTTCTCGGCAACGTCTGGGGCATGGACGAGAACGCCGCCAAGGCCGCAGGTACCGCCGCCGACGGCGTGGTGTTCCCGCTGCGCACCGCGGTGGCGTGGGGCGGCAACGCACCCGGCATGAAGACGGTGATGGAAATCTCCAAGATGTCGGACGCGGCCGGTACCGCCTACCGCCCCGTGCACTACGTCGCCGGCGTCTGCACCGCGCTCTACATGAAGGAAGCCGTCGAATGGGCTGCCAAGAACGGTGGCGCCACCGGCGAGAACGTCAAGAAGGGCTTCTACCAGAAGAAGGATTGGGTGCCGGCCGGCATGGACGGCGTCTGCAACCCCTCGACCTGGACCGACAAGGATCACCGCGGCACGCTCAAGGTCGATCTCTATCGCATGAAGGTCGCAGGCGCGACCGACGCCCCGCTCAACGATCTCGTCAAGAACGGCGCGATCAAGCTGGAGAAGGTCAAGACCGTCGACCTGCCGCGCAAGCCCGAGTGGCTCGGCTGGTGA
- a CDS encoding ABC transporter ATP-binding protein: MTEATQIDRPAAAQAAAPLLSVRNIEVVYDKVILVLRGLSLDVPKGAIVALLGANGAGKSTTLKAISGLLKTEDGEVIRGEIMFDGARIDGIDPDKIVRRGIFQVMEGRRIIADMTSIENLKLGAFTRTDNEIGADIDMVFRYFPRLKERTGLAGYLSGGEQQMLAIGRALMARPKMILMDEPSMGLSPLLVKEVFSIIKEINRDLGVTILLVEQNARAALSVASHGYIMEQGKVVLDGTADELRDNEDVKEFYLGGAGDQRKSFKNLKSFKRRKRWL, from the coding sequence ATGACTGAAGCAACTCAAATCGACCGTCCCGCGGCTGCACAAGCCGCCGCGCCGCTGCTCAGCGTCCGCAACATCGAGGTGGTCTACGACAAGGTCATCCTGGTGCTGCGCGGCCTCAGCCTCGATGTGCCGAAGGGTGCGATCGTGGCGCTGCTCGGCGCCAACGGCGCCGGCAAGTCGACGACGCTGAAGGCGATCTCCGGCCTGCTCAAGACCGAGGACGGCGAAGTGATCCGCGGCGAGATCATGTTCGACGGCGCGCGCATCGACGGCATCGACCCTGACAAGATCGTCCGCCGCGGCATCTTCCAGGTGATGGAAGGCCGTCGCATCATCGCCGACATGACGTCGATCGAGAATCTGAAACTCGGCGCCTTCACCCGCACCGATAACGAGATCGGCGCCGACATCGACATGGTGTTCCGTTATTTCCCGCGCCTCAAGGAGCGCACGGGTCTGGCGGGCTACCTCTCCGGCGGCGAGCAACAGATGCTGGCGATCGGCCGCGCGCTGATGGCGCGGCCCAAGATGATCTTGATGGACGAGCCGTCGATGGGCCTGTCGCCGCTGCTGGTGAAAGAAGTGTTTTCCATCATCAAGGAGATCAACCGCGACCTCGGCGTCACGATCCTGCTCGTGGAGCAGAATGCGCGCGCAGCGCTGTCGGTCGCGAGTCACGGCTACATCATGGAACAGGGCAAGGTGGTGCTCGACGGCACGGCGGACGAATTGCGCGACAACGAGGACGTCAAGGAATTCTACCTCGGCGGCGCCGGCGATCAACGCAAGAGTTTCAAGAACCTGAAAAGCTTCAAGCGGCGAAAGCGGTGGCTGTGA
- a CDS encoding branched-chain amino acid ABC transporter permease: MNTQLLIQLLVNGLVVGTLYGVVAMSFVLIYKATQVVNFAQGELLLIGAWVCWWLLTKYQVPFYLGMPITLVFMFLFGIAIQIVILRPMIGEPIISVIMVTIALSTVFSALMKWMFGVNLQPFPRIFQTQNVNILGLQVQTVYLMSLAVSVAMMIGMAWFFRFSKYGLAMRATAFNQQVAQSLGISVKSVFAMAWAISATVSAVAGVVVAVVNGVSAGLSAYGVKVFPAAILGGLDSVGGAVLGGIIIGLLENFAHFLDSEYLHWGNLYEIAPFYALIIILMIKPYGLFGTKDIERV; encoded by the coding sequence ATGAACACCCAGCTCCTGATCCAGCTCCTGGTCAACGGCCTCGTCGTCGGCACGCTCTATGGCGTGGTCGCGATGTCGTTCGTGCTGATCTACAAGGCGACGCAGGTCGTGAATTTCGCGCAGGGCGAACTGCTGCTGATCGGCGCCTGGGTGTGCTGGTGGCTGCTCACCAAATACCAGGTGCCGTTCTACCTGGGCATGCCAATCACGCTCGTCTTCATGTTCCTGTTCGGCATCGCCATCCAGATCGTGATCCTGCGCCCGATGATCGGCGAGCCGATCATTTCCGTGATCATGGTGACGATCGCGCTGTCGACGGTGTTTTCGGCGCTGATGAAGTGGATGTTCGGCGTCAATCTGCAGCCGTTCCCGCGCATCTTCCAGACCCAGAACGTCAACATTCTCGGGCTGCAGGTGCAGACCGTCTACCTGATGAGCCTTGCGGTATCGGTGGCGATGATGATCGGCATGGCGTGGTTCTTCCGCTTTTCAAAATACGGCCTCGCCATGCGTGCAACCGCCTTCAACCAGCAGGTGGCGCAGTCGCTCGGCATATCCGTGAAAAGCGTGTTCGCGATGGCCTGGGCGATTTCGGCGACCGTCTCCGCCGTCGCGGGCGTGGTGGTGGCCGTCGTCAACGGCGTTTCGGCCGGACTTTCCGCCTACGGCGTCAAGGTGTTTCCGGCGGCGATTCTGGGTGGTCTCGACAGCGTCGGCGGCGCGGTGCTGGGCGGCATCATCATCGGGCTGTTGGAGAATTTCGCGCATTTCCTCGACAGCGAATATCTGCACTGGGGAAATCTCTACGAAATCGCGCCGTTCTACGCGCTCATTATCATTCTCATGATCAAGCCCTACGGCCTGTTCGGCACCAAAGACATCGAGCGGGTGTAA
- a CDS encoding ABC transporter ATP-binding protein codes for MAYTLEVRGVSLRFGGVRALTEVSFGVNEGELFSIIGPNGAGKTSIVNCISGRYKPTEGQLFYRDKDITGLNPNARPRLGIGRTFQNLALFHHMSVLDNIMVGRHHLLKNNFITGSLYWLTGARREELEHRRKVEEIIDFLDLQSVRKATAGTLPYGLRKRVELARAMALEPQLILLDEPMAGMNFEEKEDMARYIVDLNEEFGMTVMMIEHDMGVVMDISHRVMVLDFGRKIAEGDPASVLADPHVKRAYLGEEDEMLVDPDDKPSAPECAA; via the coding sequence GTGGCTTACACGTTGGAAGTGCGCGGGGTTTCGCTGCGCTTCGGTGGCGTTCGCGCGCTGACCGAGGTCTCGTTCGGCGTGAACGAGGGCGAATTGTTCTCGATCATCGGCCCGAACGGCGCCGGCAAGACCTCGATCGTCAATTGCATTTCGGGCCGCTACAAGCCGACCGAAGGCCAGTTGTTCTACCGCGACAAGGACATTACCGGCCTCAATCCGAACGCGCGGCCGCGGCTCGGCATCGGCCGCACCTTCCAGAATCTCGCGCTGTTCCACCATATGAGCGTGCTCGACAACATCATGGTCGGGCGGCATCACCTGTTGAAGAACAACTTTATCACGGGCTCGCTGTACTGGCTGACGGGCGCGCGGCGAGAGGAACTCGAGCACCGCCGCAAGGTGGAGGAGATCATCGATTTCCTCGACTTGCAGTCGGTGCGCAAGGCGACCGCCGGCACCCTGCCCTACGGCCTGCGAAAACGCGTCGAGCTCGCCCGCGCCATGGCGCTGGAGCCGCAACTCATCCTGCTCGACGAGCCGATGGCCGGCATGAACTTCGAGGAAAAGGAGGACATGGCGCGCTACATTGTCGATCTCAACGAGGAGTTCGGCATGACGGTGATGATGATCGAGCACGACATGGGCGTGGTGATGGACATCTCCCACCGCGTCATGGTGCTGGATTTCGGGCGCAAGATCGCCGAGGGCGATCCGGCCTCGGTACTCGCCGACCCCCACGTCAAGCGCGCTTATCTCGGCGAAGAGGACGAGATGCTCGTCGATCCCGACGACAAGCCCTCCGCTCCGGAGTGCGCAGCATGA